In Marisediminicola antarctica, one DNA window encodes the following:
- a CDS encoding L-serine ammonia-lyase — translation MHRVSALDLFSIGIGPSSSHTVGPMRAATAFARELESGDLLPQTSGLRMTLYGSIAATGVGHGTLGALAAGLRGEDPATIDPALVARAWDEALAAGGIALLGGPAIALAATDMRYEPFTRMPAHPNGIRFEALDAAGLVLHDALYYSVGGGFIERDGSAPAPEPEPGPYPYRTAAELLAYCTESGLEIADIALANELAIATEDEVNARLDAVWHAMRECVEAGMATEGVLPGWLRVPRRSAGIAEHLRERESNGDTDTAVEWLQCYAIAVNEQNAAGARVVTAPTNGAAGIIPAVGYYAMKMRGMVTPEQSRRYLLTAGAIGSLCKMNASISGAEAGCQGEVGSACSMAAAGITAHLGGTPAQVENAAEVAMEHHLGLTCDPIGGFVQVPCIERNAIAAATAVSASRLALMGDGTHLVSLDTVIETMRQTGRDMSENYKETSRAGLAVNVVEC, via the coding sequence GTGCACCGGGTCTCGGCGCTCGACCTGTTCTCGATCGGCATCGGACCGTCGAGTTCACACACCGTCGGCCCCATGCGGGCCGCGACCGCATTCGCCCGCGAGTTGGAGTCAGGGGACCTGCTGCCGCAGACATCCGGACTCCGGATGACGCTCTACGGATCGATCGCCGCGACGGGTGTCGGCCACGGAACCCTCGGAGCGCTCGCCGCTGGCCTCAGGGGGGAGGACCCGGCGACGATCGATCCCGCCCTCGTCGCACGCGCGTGGGACGAGGCGCTCGCGGCCGGCGGTATCGCGCTGCTCGGCGGCCCCGCCATCGCGCTCGCCGCGACAGACATGCGCTACGAACCGTTCACCCGGATGCCGGCGCATCCCAACGGCATCCGGTTCGAGGCGCTCGACGCGGCGGGCCTTGTGCTGCACGACGCGCTCTACTACTCGGTCGGCGGCGGATTCATCGAGCGCGACGGTAGCGCCCCCGCGCCGGAACCAGAGCCCGGGCCCTACCCGTACCGCACGGCGGCCGAGCTGCTCGCATACTGCACCGAGAGCGGGCTCGAGATCGCCGATATAGCGCTCGCCAACGAGCTCGCGATCGCTACGGAGGACGAGGTCAACGCCAGGCTGGATGCCGTGTGGCATGCGATGCGGGAGTGCGTCGAGGCCGGTATGGCCACCGAGGGTGTGCTGCCAGGCTGGCTGCGAGTGCCGCGCCGGTCCGCGGGCATCGCCGAGCACCTCCGTGAGCGGGAGTCGAATGGCGACACCGACACCGCGGTGGAGTGGCTGCAGTGCTATGCCATCGCCGTCAACGAACAGAATGCCGCTGGGGCTCGCGTCGTCACGGCGCCGACGAACGGTGCAGCGGGCATCATCCCCGCCGTCGGCTACTACGCCATGAAAATGAGGGGGATGGTGACCCCGGAGCAGTCCCGCCGCTACCTGCTCACGGCGGGTGCCATCGGATCGCTGTGCAAAATGAACGCGTCGATCTCGGGCGCCGAGGCGGGCTGCCAGGGCGAGGTCGGATCCGCCTGCTCGATGGCCGCCGCGGGGATCACGGCGCACCTCGGCGGCACCCCCGCCCAGGTCGAGAACGCAGCAGAGGTGGCCATGGAGCACCACCTCGGCCTCACCTGCGACCCGATCGGCGGGTTCGTGCAGGTGCCCTGCATCGAGCGGAATGCGATCGCCGCCGCGACCGCGGTCTCGGCATCCCGCCTCGCGCTCATGGGCGACGGAACCCACCTGGTGTCGCTCGACACCGTCATCGAGACCATGCGGCAGACGGGCCGGGACATGTCGGAGAACTACAAGGAGACCTCGCGGGCCGGACTCGCCGTGAACGTCGTCGAGTGCTGA
- a CDS encoding MGMT family protein: MIADDFVSRVVEVVESIPPGRVMTYGDVAAAIGSRAARAVGSVMAHYGSELPWWRVIRASGHPALDHEAAALEHFRAEGTPLARAGSGSYRVRLDLARYTPG, translated from the coding sequence ATGATCGCCGACGATTTTGTGTCGCGCGTGGTCGAGGTCGTCGAGTCGATCCCACCGGGACGCGTCATGACCTACGGCGATGTCGCCGCTGCGATCGGGTCGCGTGCCGCACGCGCAGTCGGCTCCGTGATGGCACACTACGGCTCCGAGCTGCCGTGGTGGCGGGTCATCCGGGCATCCGGGCATCCGGCGCTCGACCACGAGGCCGCAGCCCTCGAGCACTTCCGCGCTGAGGGAACTCCGCTCGCCCGCGCGGGCTCCGGCAGCTATCGGGTGCGGCTCGACCTCGCCCGGTACACGCCCGGGTAG
- a CDS encoding GNAT family N-acetyltransferase gives MGELKLEELSAKNAVAANNLSLKPGQEQFIAPVSYAMAGPFLDPNTGWSRVVTDEDDGVVGFIMANFDPEALEDEFRSCIWRMNVDADAQGKGAGRFVVEATADEARKRGFDRLTVLWEPGDDSPEDFFLRVGFVVVGETPYGEKIGALTL, from the coding sequence ATGGGTGAGCTGAAACTGGAAGAACTGTCCGCGAAAAACGCCGTCGCGGCGAACAACCTGTCCCTCAAGCCCGGGCAGGAACAGTTCATCGCCCCCGTGTCGTACGCGATGGCCGGACCGTTCCTCGATCCGAACACCGGATGGTCGCGGGTGGTGACCGACGAGGACGACGGAGTCGTCGGGTTCATCATGGCGAACTTCGACCCGGAGGCGCTCGAAGACGAGTTCCGCAGCTGCATCTGGAGGATGAACGTCGACGCGGACGCGCAGGGGAAAGGTGCCGGGCGGTTCGTCGTCGAAGCGACAGCCGACGAGGCGCGCAAGCGCGGCTTCGATCGCCTCACCGTGCTGTGGGAGCCCGGCGACGACAGCCCGGAGGATTTCTTCCTGCGCGTGGGCTTCGTGGTCGTGGGCGAGACGCCCTACGGCGAGAAGATCGGCGCGCTCACGCTGTAG
- a CDS encoding NADP-dependent isocitrate dehydrogenase: MSKIKVEGTVVELDGDEMTRIIWTAIKDTLIHPYLDIDLEYYDLGIEHRDATEDQVTIDAAHAIQKHGVGVKCATITPDEARVEEFGLKKMWKSPNGTIRNILGGVIFREPIIISNIPRLVPGWNKPIIIGRHAFGDQYKATDFRFHGKGKLTVEFTPDDGSEPLKFEVYQSPGDGVAQVQYNLDESIVDFARASLNYGLSRNYPVYLSTKNTILKAYDGRFKDIFEEVFQAEFKDKFAAAGLTYEHRLIDDMVASAMKWEGGYVWACKNYDGDVQSDTVAQGFGSLGLMTSVLSVPDGSVVEAEAAHGTVTRHYREHQAGRPTSTNPIASIYAWTRGLAHRGKLDGNEPLIDFAATLEDVVITTVESGAMTKDLALLVGPEQKWQTTEEFLDTLDKNLAARLG; the protein is encoded by the coding sequence TTGTCGAAGATCAAAGTTGAAGGTACGGTCGTCGAGCTCGACGGCGACGAGATGACACGCATCATCTGGACGGCGATCAAAGACACGCTCATCCACCCCTATCTCGACATCGACCTCGAGTACTACGACCTCGGCATCGAGCACCGCGACGCGACCGAGGACCAGGTCACGATCGACGCGGCACACGCCATCCAGAAGCACGGCGTCGGGGTCAAGTGCGCGACCATCACGCCCGACGAGGCGCGCGTCGAGGAATTCGGCCTGAAGAAGATGTGGAAGAGCCCGAACGGCACGATCCGCAACATCCTCGGCGGTGTCATCTTCCGCGAGCCGATCATCATCTCGAACATCCCGCGCCTCGTGCCGGGCTGGAACAAGCCGATCATCATCGGCCGCCACGCCTTCGGCGACCAGTACAAGGCCACCGACTTCCGCTTCCACGGCAAGGGCAAGCTCACCGTCGAGTTCACCCCTGACGACGGCTCCGAGCCGCTCAAGTTCGAGGTCTACCAGTCGCCCGGAGACGGTGTCGCGCAGGTGCAGTACAACCTCGACGAGTCGATCGTCGACTTCGCCCGCGCGTCGCTCAATTACGGACTGAGCCGCAACTACCCCGTATACCTCTCGACGAAGAACACGATCCTCAAGGCGTACGACGGTCGATTCAAGGACATCTTCGAGGAGGTCTTCCAGGCGGAGTTCAAGGACAAATTCGCCGCGGCCGGCCTCACCTACGAGCACCGCCTCATCGACGACATGGTCGCCTCGGCCATGAAGTGGGAGGGCGGCTACGTCTGGGCATGCAAGAACTACGACGGCGATGTGCAGTCGGACACCGTCGCGCAGGGCTTCGGCTCGCTCGGTCTGATGACCTCGGTGCTGTCCGTGCCTGACGGCAGCGTCGTGGAGGCCGAGGCGGCGCACGGCACCGTCACCCGTCACTACCGCGAGCACCAGGCCGGTCGTCCCACCTCGACCAACCCGATCGCGTCGATCTACGCGTGGACGCGCGGGCTCGCGCACCGCGGAAAGCTGGACGGCAACGAGCCCCTGATCGACTTCGCCGCGACCCTCGAGGACGTCGTCATCACGACGGTCGAGTCCGGCGCCATGACGAAGGACCTCGCGTTGCTCGTCGGCCCGGAGCAGAAGTGGCAGACGACCGAGGAGTTCCTCGACACGCTCGACAAGAACCTCGCCGCGCGGTTGGGCTGA
- a CDS encoding malate dehydrogenase gives MTTVTVTGAAGQIGYALLFRIASGAMLGSGTPVRLRLLEVPQAVAAASGVAMELDDCAFPLLESVDVFDDASLAFEGANVALLVGSRPRTADMARADLLAANGAIFGPQGRAINSAASDDIRVLVVGNPANTNALIAASHAPDVPRSRFTAMTRLDHNRAVSQLSQKTGAPVSAISRVTIWGNHSATQYPDVSHALIDGRAPKLDHAWVENEFIPTVARRGTAIIEARGSSSAASAANAAIDHVRDWVHGTPEGDWTSAALPSDSSYGVPEGLVSSFPVTSAGGEWQIVPGLEIDEFSRERIDASAAELADERAAVTELGLI, from the coding sequence ATGACGACGGTGACTGTTACGGGGGCTGCCGGGCAGATCGGCTATGCATTGCTCTTCCGTATCGCGTCCGGCGCGATGCTCGGCTCCGGCACTCCCGTGCGGCTCCGTCTGCTCGAGGTTCCGCAGGCGGTCGCCGCGGCGTCCGGCGTCGCCATGGAGCTGGATGACTGCGCCTTCCCGCTGCTGGAGTCCGTCGACGTCTTCGACGACGCCAGCCTCGCCTTCGAGGGAGCGAACGTGGCCCTGCTGGTCGGCTCCCGTCCGCGCACCGCCGACATGGCTCGCGCAGACCTGCTCGCCGCGAACGGGGCGATTTTCGGGCCGCAGGGCCGCGCGATCAACTCCGCAGCATCCGACGACATCCGCGTGCTCGTTGTCGGCAACCCCGCGAACACGAATGCGCTTATCGCCGCCTCGCACGCGCCGGATGTGCCGCGGTCGCGCTTCACCGCCATGACCAGGCTCGACCACAACCGCGCCGTGTCGCAGCTCTCACAAAAGACGGGCGCCCCGGTCTCGGCGATCTCGCGGGTCACGATCTGGGGCAACCACTCGGCGACGCAGTACCCCGACGTGAGCCACGCGCTCATCGACGGCCGCGCGCCCAAACTCGACCACGCGTGGGTCGAGAACGAGTTCATCCCGACGGTCGCCCGGCGCGGAACCGCGATCATCGAAGCGCGCGGCTCCTCCTCGGCCGCCTCCGCCGCGAACGCCGCGATCGATCACGTGCGGGACTGGGTGCACGGCACGCCCGAGGGCGACTGGACCTCGGCCGCGCTGCCCTCTGACAGCAGCTACGGAGTGCCGGAGGGGCTGGTCAGCTCGTTCCCGGTGACCTCGGCGGGTGGCGAGTGGCAGATCGTCCCTGGGCTCGAGATCGACGAGTTCTCCCGCGAGCGTATCGACGCCTCGGCCGCGGAACTCGCGGACGAGCGTGCCGCCGTCACCGAGCTCGGCCTGATCTAA
- a CDS encoding FAD-dependent oxidoreductase — MTVWLDRVTGRVTMYRLVTLLLGITGIAALVLSLVGELFYTPLELIASAAVALASTVVANRVFALVFRTMPHLESSIITGLLLFFLFLPSLEPAELGTLAIAGVLATASKYLIAVRGRHILNPAAAGATLVAVLQLPSAGWWVATSSLLPVTLIGAFLVLYRTRRLTMGIVFVAVSASILVVRLTTSGQNVGEAASTTFASYPVIFFVGFMLSEPLTMAPRRWQQLAIAALVGVLFTVPFTIGPVFLSFEFALVIGNVLAFVAGQRRAIRLSYLGKRQLTPTSWEFRFQPERAVAFRAGQYMELTVPHSRADARGSRRVFSIASPPTHGDPVTFALRMAQPGSSFKRALLDLNVGARVRGTSVGGDFLLPRDASKPVLLIASGIGITPFLSQLGRDRAAGVERDAVLVYTVGTVEELAFRDELSEERVLLLSPARPDDLPASWRWIGVGPVSRELLAAEVPDLGGRTAFVSGSPASITRARAALRSAGVRRVRTDYFTGY; from the coding sequence ATGACTGTCTGGCTCGATCGCGTCACCGGGCGCGTCACGATGTACCGTCTCGTGACGCTGCTGCTGGGGATCACCGGCATCGCCGCGCTCGTGCTCTCGCTCGTCGGCGAGTTGTTCTACACGCCTCTCGAGCTGATCGCGAGCGCCGCTGTCGCCCTCGCGAGCACGGTCGTGGCCAACCGCGTCTTCGCCCTCGTCTTCCGCACGATGCCGCACCTGGAGTCGTCGATCATCACGGGGCTCCTGCTCTTCTTCCTGTTTCTGCCCTCGCTCGAGCCGGCCGAGCTCGGCACGCTCGCCATCGCCGGGGTGCTCGCGACAGCGTCCAAGTACCTGATCGCCGTGCGCGGGCGTCACATCCTCAACCCGGCTGCGGCAGGCGCGACCCTCGTCGCGGTGCTGCAGCTGCCGTCGGCCGGCTGGTGGGTCGCCACCAGCTCGCTGCTGCCGGTCACCCTCATCGGCGCGTTCCTCGTTCTCTATCGCACCCGGCGGCTCACAATGGGCATCGTCTTCGTGGCCGTGAGCGCGTCGATCCTCGTCGTGCGGCTGACCACGAGCGGGCAGAATGTCGGCGAGGCGGCGTCGACCACCTTCGCGTCGTATCCGGTCATCTTCTTCGTGGGCTTCATGCTGAGCGAGCCTCTGACCATGGCACCCCGGCGTTGGCAGCAGCTCGCGATTGCGGCGCTCGTCGGCGTGCTGTTCACGGTGCCGTTCACGATCGGCCCGGTCTTTCTGTCGTTCGAGTTCGCGCTCGTCATCGGCAATGTCCTCGCGTTCGTCGCCGGGCAGCGCCGGGCGATCCGACTCTCCTACCTCGGCAAGAGGCAGCTCACGCCGACCTCGTGGGAGTTTCGGTTTCAGCCTGAGCGGGCGGTCGCCTTCCGCGCCGGCCAGTACATGGAGCTGACCGTGCCGCATTCGCGGGCCGATGCGCGCGGCAGCCGGCGCGTCTTCAGCATCGCCTCGCCCCCCACGCACGGCGACCCCGTCACCTTCGCTCTGCGGATGGCGCAGCCGGGCAGCAGCTTCAAGCGGGCACTCCTCGACCTGAACGTCGGCGCGCGCGTGCGCGGTACCTCCGTCGGCGGCGACTTCCTGCTTCCCCGCGATGCGTCGAAGCCCGTGCTCCTCATCGCCAGCGGCATCGGGATCACCCCGTTCCTGAGCCAGCTCGGCCGCGATCGGGCGGCGGGAGTCGAGCGCGACGCCGTGCTCGTCTACACCGTGGGCACTGTCGAGGAGCTCGCGTTCCGCGACGAGCTCAGCGAGGAGCGCGTGCTGCTCCTGAGCCCGGCCCGGCCGGACGATCTTCCCGCGAGCTGGCGCTGGATCGGCGTCGGGCCGGTCTCGCGCGAGTTACTCGCAGCCGAGGTGCCCGACCTGGGCGGCCGCACCGCCTTCGTCTCCGGCTCACCCGCGTCGATCACACGCGCTCGGGCGGCGCTGCGCAGCGCCGGTGTGAGGCGTGTGCGGACGGACTATTTCACGGGGTACTGA
- a CDS encoding FAD:protein FMN transferase, translating into MRARTDAFDRAWSRFRDDSLVHRISVSSGSFELPADAPALLELYRTLYECTDGAVTPLVGRALEQWGYDSAYSLRPSGDITPVPRWEDAISWDGLSLHTVHPVVLDVGAAGKGYLVDLVAFVLVGAGVTAFTIDASGDLLHRGGRPLRVALEHPLDPSKAVGVALLGDGALCASASNRRAWPGAHHLIDALTGAPTRRVIATWVTASSCLVADGLATALFFGEPERLAREFDFEWVRMLQGGSLEHSSGFDGEIFA; encoded by the coding sequence GTGCGCGCCCGCACCGATGCCTTCGACCGCGCCTGGTCGAGGTTCCGCGACGACTCTCTCGTGCACCGCATCTCGGTCTCGAGCGGCAGCTTCGAGCTGCCGGCCGATGCCCCCGCGCTGCTCGAGCTCTACCGCACGCTCTACGAATGCACCGACGGCGCCGTGACGCCCCTGGTCGGCCGGGCGCTCGAGCAGTGGGGCTACGACAGCGCATACTCGCTGCGGCCGAGCGGCGACATCACCCCCGTGCCCCGCTGGGAGGACGCGATCTCCTGGGACGGCCTCTCCCTCCACACGGTGCACCCCGTTGTGCTCGACGTCGGCGCGGCAGGCAAGGGCTACCTCGTCGACCTCGTTGCGTTCGTGCTCGTCGGCGCCGGAGTCACCGCGTTCACGATCGACGCGAGCGGCGACCTCCTGCACCGCGGCGGGCGGCCCCTGCGGGTCGCCCTCGAGCATCCGCTGGATCCCAGCAAGGCGGTCGGCGTCGCCCTCCTCGGCGACGGGGCCCTGTGCGCATCCGCCTCGAACCGTCGCGCCTGGCCGGGCGCCCACCACCTCATCGACGCGCTCACCGGGGCGCCGACCCGGCGCGTCATCGCGACCTGGGTGACCGCAAGCTCGTGCCTCGTCGCGGACGGGCTCGCGACCGCGTTATTCTTCGGGGAGCCGGAACGGCTCGCCCGCGAGTTCGATTTCGAATGGGTACGGATGCTGCAGGGCGGGTCGCTCGAGCACTCATCCGGATTCGACGGGGAGATATTCGCATGA
- a CDS encoding S8 family peptidase, with protein sequence MSTYPGLAPSHVRFRRILATLAASTLLAAGLASTGTPSASASEGLIRSDRQVTFEPGRYIVTLGDAPAATYEGGTGSLERTAPGAGDQLNADKRAVKSYAAFLKGKQKDVAASVDASVEYSYTLALNGFSADLTAEQAARLARDKNVVGLEKDELRKITAATTSTDFLGLSGENGVWNATGGVATAGEGVVLGVLDTGIAPENPSFAGTPLGTTSGTDPFYTGAGLTSFAKADGGTFAGVCQTGPQFATDDCSTKIIGARYFVNGFGEANIGTAAVGEYLSPRDGDGHGSHTGSTAVGNADVDAFVAGTAFGQVSGVAPAAKIAAYKVCWSGADPASSDDDGCASSDLLAGIDAAVADGVDVINFSIGGGAATSTVSSTDQAFLGAAAAGIFVAASAGNSGPGASTLDNAAPWITTVAASTIPTWEATVQLGNGASYAGASVTVDRTGAPALTGSLVTATSVAVAGTATPALCLPGGLDPALAAGKIVLCDRGVIARVDKSAEVMRAGGIGMVLVNVTPSSLDLDAHSVPTVHLNAQYYSAISAYAATPGAIATFQPDNLTAERVPTPQVAGFSSRGPVLADGSDILKPDISAPGVAILASGANAEGAAPTWAFLSGTSMSSPHIAGLAVLYLGEKPNATPAEIKSAMMTSAYNTVDGNGDDITDPFAQGAGHVDPTKFFAPGLLYLNGTSDWLSYIEGAGYDVIDPTVLPIDPSNLNLSSIAIGALTAAETVTRTVTSTQPGSFSASVSGLAGISATVEPDTLDFAAAGESKTYTVTFARTDAALDTFATGAIDWTSGDTVVHSPVAVQPVTIVSPSNASGKGVSGSVGIDVTPGGDGDIALATTGLTPGTLQADPTRVEKEHSGSGVTGASFEYTVAVPAGTSLARFDLDSIDSMADLDLTVYLVDKKGTPIAGWQSATGDADERVDLVDPAAGDYLVYVDVYSASTATAFDLTTFAVAPGGAPLTLAPPVIAGQQGVTATVTASWSGLAPSTSYLGEISYGSTGASTLLEVVTGDPVGPANTVLPVISGNPVIGGKLKVTTGEWDTDRLRFGYRWQRDGVDIPRATQSSYKPVAADRGAALTVVVTATVRGLPDGTATSAPVAIK encoded by the coding sequence GTGAGCACATATCCGGGCCTTGCGCCCTCCCATGTCCGTTTCCGCCGAATTCTCGCGACTCTCGCGGCAAGCACCCTGCTCGCTGCAGGGCTCGCCTCGACGGGGACGCCGTCTGCCTCGGCATCCGAGGGCCTCATCCGGAGCGACCGCCAGGTCACGTTCGAGCCGGGCCGCTACATCGTGACGCTGGGCGATGCGCCCGCCGCGACTTATGAGGGCGGAACCGGCTCGCTGGAGCGCACCGCTCCCGGCGCCGGCGACCAGCTCAACGCGGACAAGCGCGCGGTGAAGAGCTACGCCGCCTTCCTGAAAGGAAAGCAGAAAGACGTCGCGGCCTCCGTCGACGCGAGCGTGGAGTACTCGTACACCCTCGCACTCAACGGCTTCTCGGCCGACCTCACCGCCGAGCAGGCTGCGCGCCTCGCCCGGGACAAGAATGTCGTCGGGCTCGAGAAGGATGAGCTCAGGAAGATCACCGCGGCCACCACCTCGACCGACTTCCTCGGCCTGTCGGGGGAGAACGGCGTCTGGAATGCGACCGGCGGCGTCGCCACCGCGGGGGAGGGCGTCGTGCTCGGCGTGCTCGACACCGGTATCGCCCCGGAGAACCCCTCGTTCGCCGGGACCCCTCTGGGCACTACCTCGGGCACCGACCCGTTCTACACGGGCGCGGGCCTCACATCCTTCGCGAAGGCCGACGGCGGCACCTTCGCCGGCGTCTGCCAGACCGGGCCCCAGTTCGCCACCGACGACTGCAGCACCAAGATCATCGGAGCCCGCTACTTCGTGAACGGCTTCGGCGAGGCCAACATCGGCACCGCCGCGGTCGGGGAGTACCTCTCCCCGCGCGACGGAGACGGACACGGCTCGCACACGGGATCGACCGCGGTCGGTAATGCCGACGTCGACGCGTTCGTCGCCGGCACCGCGTTCGGGCAGGTCTCGGGTGTCGCCCCGGCCGCGAAGATCGCCGCCTACAAGGTGTGCTGGTCCGGCGCCGACCCGGCCTCGAGCGACGATGACGGATGCGCGTCGAGCGACCTCCTCGCCGGAATCGACGCGGCCGTCGCCGACGGCGTCGACGTGATCAACTTCTCGATCGGTGGCGGCGCGGCAACGTCCACGGTGTCCTCGACCGACCAGGCCTTCCTCGGAGCCGCCGCAGCCGGCATCTTCGTCGCCGCCTCCGCCGGCAACTCCGGCCCCGGAGCATCCACCCTCGACAACGCCGCGCCGTGGATCACCACCGTCGCCGCCTCGACGATTCCCACCTGGGAAGCGACGGTGCAGCTCGGCAATGGGGCGAGCTACGCCGGAGCATCCGTCACCGTCGACCGCACGGGCGCCCCGGCGCTCACCGGCTCGCTCGTGACGGCCACCTCTGTCGCGGTCGCTGGCACCGCGACCCCCGCGCTCTGCCTCCCCGGCGGACTCGACCCGGCGCTCGCCGCCGGCAAGATCGTGCTCTGTGACCGCGGCGTCATCGCCAGGGTCGACAAGTCGGCGGAGGTCATGCGCGCAGGCGGCATCGGAATGGTGCTGGTGAACGTCACGCCGAGCTCCCTCGACCTCGATGCGCACTCCGTGCCGACGGTGCACCTCAACGCGCAGTACTACTCGGCGATCTCGGCCTATGCCGCGACGCCGGGCGCGATCGCGACGTTCCAGCCCGACAACCTCACCGCCGAGCGTGTTCCGACCCCGCAGGTCGCCGGATTCTCGTCGCGCGGACCGGTCCTTGCCGACGGCAGCGACATCCTGAAGCCCGACATCTCCGCGCCCGGCGTGGCGATCCTCGCCTCGGGCGCCAACGCCGAGGGTGCGGCTCCGACCTGGGCCTTCCTCTCCGGAACGTCGATGTCGTCACCGCATATCGCCGGTCTCGCCGTGCTCTACCTCGGCGAGAAGCCGAACGCGACGCCTGCCGAGATCAAGTCCGCCATGATGACGAGCGCCTACAACACGGTCGACGGGAACGGCGACGACATCACCGACCCGTTCGCCCAGGGTGCAGGCCACGTTGACCCGACGAAGTTCTTCGCGCCGGGACTGCTCTACCTGAACGGCACGAGCGACTGGCTGTCGTACATCGAGGGCGCCGGCTACGACGTCATCGACCCGACGGTGCTGCCGATCGACCCGAGCAACCTCAACCTGTCGTCGATCGCGATCGGGGCGCTTACCGCCGCCGAGACCGTGACCCGCACGGTGACCTCCACCCAGCCGGGCAGCTTCAGCGCGTCCGTCTCGGGACTCGCCGGCATCTCGGCAACGGTAGAGCCCGACACGCTCGACTTCGCCGCGGCGGGGGAGAGCAAGACGTACACGGTGACGTTCGCGAGGACGGATGCCGCGCTCGACACCTTCGCCACCGGCGCCATCGACTGGACGAGCGGCGACACCGTCGTGCACAGCCCTGTCGCAGTGCAGCCGGTGACGATCGTGTCGCCGTCCAACGCCAGCGGCAAGGGAGTGTCCGGATCCGTCGGCATTGACGTCACCCCGGGTGGCGACGGCGACATCGCGCTCGCGACGACCGGGCTCACCCCCGGAACGCTGCAGGCCGACCCGACCCGTGTCGAGAAGGAGCACTCCGGCTCCGGCGTCACGGGAGCCTCGTTCGAATACACGGTCGCGGTTCCTGCCGGGACATCCCTCGCCAGATTCGACCTCGACTCGATCGATAGCATGGCCGACCTCGACCTGACCGTGTATCTGGTCGACAAAAAGGGCACACCGATCGCCGGCTGGCAGTCAGCGACAGGCGACGCCGATGAGCGCGTCGACCTCGTCGACCCGGCCGCGGGCGACTACCTCGTCTACGTTGACGTGTACTCAGCCAGCACGGCGACCGCGTTCGACCTGACGACCTTCGCGGTCGCCCCCGGAGGCGCGCCGCTCACGCTCGCGCCGCCGGTGATCGCGGGCCAGCAGGGGGTCACCGCGACCGTCACGGCATCGTGGTCGGGCCTCGCCCCGTCGACGAGCTACCTCGGTGAGATCAGCTACGGCAGCACGGGAGCATCCACCCTGCTCGAGGTCGTCACCGGTGACCCGGTCGGCCCCGCCAACACGGTGTTGCCCGTCATCTCCGGCAACCCGGTGATCGGCGGAAAGCTCAAGGTGACCACCGGCGAGTGGGACACCGACCGGCTCCGGTTCGGCTACCGGTGGCAGCGCGACGGGGTCGACATCCCGCGCGCGACGCAGTCCTCGTACAAGCCCGTTGCGGCCGACCGGGGCGCCGCGCTCACGGTCGTCGTGACGGCGACCGTCCGAGGCCTGCCGGACGGAACCGCTACCTCTGCGCCGGTGGCGATCAAGTAG
- the purU gene encoding formyltetrahydrofolate deformylase encodes MTASPTHWILTLVCEDRPGIVHAISGAIVAAGGNITESQQFSSDGTGTFFMRLQVESDAPRETFEAALLPVTQQYTMTWQLDVVGRPLRTLVLVSTAAHCLNDLLFRQRAGQLPIELPLVLSNHGGLASLAEFYSVPFEGHPVTNAAEKTAFEARILRAVEEHDIELVVLARYMQILSPELCARLGGRIINIHHSFLPGFKGANPYKQAHQRGVKLIGATAHFVTSDLDEGPIIEQNVVRVDHSRSTRELVAIGQDEESRTLTQAVKWFAENRVLLDGDRTIIFK; translated from the coding sequence GTGACTGCCTCCCCAACGCACTGGATCCTTACCCTCGTCTGCGAAGACCGTCCGGGGATCGTGCACGCGATCAGCGGCGCGATCGTTGCGGCCGGGGGCAATATCACCGAATCGCAGCAGTTCTCGAGCGACGGCACCGGCACCTTCTTCATGCGCCTGCAGGTCGAGTCCGATGCGCCGCGCGAGACATTCGAGGCGGCGCTGCTGCCGGTCACGCAGCAGTACACGATGACCTGGCAGCTCGACGTCGTCGGACGCCCGCTGCGCACGCTCGTGCTCGTCTCGACCGCTGCGCACTGCCTCAACGATCTGCTGTTCCGGCAGAGGGCGGGTCAGCTGCCCATCGAGCTTCCGCTCGTGCTCAGCAACCATGGCGGCCTCGCCTCCTTGGCCGAGTTCTACTCCGTGCCGTTCGAGGGGCATCCGGTCACGAACGCCGCCGAGAAGACCGCCTTCGAAGCGAGGATCCTGCGTGCCGTCGAGGAGCACGACATCGAGCTCGTCGTGCTCGCCCGGTACATGCAGATCCTGTCGCCGGAGCTGTGCGCCCGCCTCGGCGGCAGGATCATCAACATCCACCACTCCTTCCTGCCCGGGTTCAAGGGCGCGAACCCCTACAAGCAGGCGCACCAGCGCGGCGTGAAGCTCATCGGGGCGACGGCGCACTTCGTCACGAGCGACCTCGACGAGGGTCCGATCATCGAGCAGAACGTCGTTCGGGTCGACCACTCGCGCTCGACGCGCGAGCTCGTGGCGATCGGCCAGGACGAGGAGTCGAGAACCCTTACCCAGGCCGTGAAATGGTTCGCCGAGAACCGGGTGCTGCTCGATGGGGACCGCACGATCATCTTCAAATAA